ATCTCCAGGAAACTGCATTTAGTACTTCTATGTTATTAAATAAATATTTGGAAACAGGTGATGAAGATATACTAAATCAGGTTTTTAATCCTTTAGAAGGTACTTTTGCCTGGACTAAAGAAAAATATAATCTCTGGCAGAATTTATACAAATTTAATCAATCATTACCGGTGGAAGAGAGAATCATTGTTCTTGGATTCGATATAGAACATCAGATAGAAAATGCTTTTTGGTATTTAAATACAATAATACCTGAAAAAGAGATTCCTCAAAAAATCAAAGAACATATAACTAAAATAAAATCTATTTACAATAATAAAGAATATAATAAACGAAAAATCAAAAATTTTGCTTATGAGTTGCAGGATGATATTGAAACAAATCAGGAAATATATCATAACTTTTTCGGTGAAGATTTTTTTGGTCTTAAAATTGTAAATGATAATATAGTTAATAGATATATAGCTTATGAAAAAAGAAACAAAGCCTGGAATAATACCAGAGATAAGATGATGTATGATAATTTTTTAAGAATATATTCTAGATATTCCGAAGGGAAATACTATGGACAGTGGGGATTAAATCATGCTTTTCAAGAAAAACAGGATGAGGTCAATTGGTTTGCTGCAAAACTTGATAATGATGAAGATTCACCATTAAAAAATCAGATACTCTCTATTGTTTATTTATATCAAAATTGCACAAGGATAAATAATAATGGGGAATATAGTGAAACTTCTATGTCTAATAATATTTCCAGACAAATAGAGTTGCTTTCTAAAGAGGAAATAAATCTTTTTAAACTTAATGGAAAGCAATCTCCATTTAATGATAATTTAATTTGGATGCTTAGTGAAACAGCTCCTAAAAAAGGAGTAACTACAGATTATTTTCAGTATTTGATCTTTCTTAAGGATTTTAAAGCTTCAACTCCTTTAGAAAATAGATGATTTAAATAACTTAATGTGAGGTGATAAAAAATGTCCTGGCCAGTTTTAGTAGCAGTATTTTTTGTAATTGGAGTAGCAGTTTTTGTTTCTAGAAAAAATAAATAATTAAGTAGAAATTAATAATCTATTAATTTTATATCGATTATATCATTTATTAAAATTTCAATTTTATTATATTTTTCATTACTGTTAAGAATAATTTTTTGAGGGAAAGATTTAATTTTCATTATCTTTCCCTTACAGTGATGGAAATTTTTTTTGTGATAATATATTACTTCTATATTTAAATTTTCATTTATAGCTCTTTTTAGAATATAATTTAATCTTTCTAATTCATCTTCACTAAGTTCGGGTTTTTCTTTGTTATTTTCATTGTTTTTTAATTTTTCAAGTTTTTTTCTGTGTTCTACCAGCATTAATGATGTCCACTTAATGTTACCTCGATCTTTTATACTCATTTTATAACTCCTTTCCATATTGTCTTTACCAGGCATTATGCCCTCCAATAGTTATATTAATTCTATTTCTAATACTGGATTTTTTTAAACTGCGACCATAAAATAAAGCTTTATGATTAAATTTTTCATTTAATTCATCTTTGATTTTAGCCAACTCTAATTCTTTATTTTTATCATTAAATAAATTTAACTGTATTTTTCTATCAGAAACCAGATTAGAAATATTTATACTTACTTTTCTTACTTTTTCGCCCTCATAATTTTCTCTTAAAAGTTTTAAACAGCTATTATAAATATCAAAAGTGAAATTTGTATATTCATTAATTGTCAATTGTCTCTGGAAACCATTTTTTAATTCCTTTTTGCTATAACCAACAATTAAGGAAATTGTTTTACCTACTAAATTATTATTTCTGGCTCTTTTAGCTACTTCTTCACTTAATTCAAATATTACTGTTTTAATTTCTTCAATTTCTGAGTAATCTTTATACAAAGTTATACCTCTACCTATACTTACTTTTTTATCCTTATAATGTCCTTCAACTTTAGATAAATCAATTCCCCAGGCATGATA
This portion of the Halanaerobiales bacterium genome encodes:
- a CDS encoding YolD-like family protein translates to MPGKDNMERSYKMSIKDRGNIKWTSLMLVEHRKKLEKLKNNENNKEKPELSEDELERLNYILKRAINENLNIEVIYYHKKNFHHCKGKIMKIKSFPQKIILNSNEKYNKIEILINDIIDIKLIDY